The sequence TGGTGTCGTTGATCTACTGTGTGTATGTATTGCCACAATTGGCCACATCTTTGTCAAAACAGAGCAAGCAGAGCAAGCATCTCCGAGAGTTCAGTAGACATTCTCACTGACAGACACAGTAATGCCGAAAACTGATTGGAGCGACGAGATATGCCCTACATTCTACTCCCGTGGAGGTGCCTGCTGCTCCGGCGCCGCGCTAGAAGAAGAACTGGCGTAGCCGTGGACTGGAGTCGGGATCACGTAGCCCATCCGCCGGTGCTGCTGAAGCACGTTGCTGGCGAGGAGATAGTCGTGGCAAACCTCGTCCTCGCGCAGGGGCTCCAGGCCCAAAACCCGCGTCGTGGGCGCACGGCAAACAGGGCACCACTGAGtacctggcgccctcggtcgtggGCCGACGGCAACGGGCGCcgccgccgcggaagaaggccggcgAAGGCGGAGGTCGAGCTGGCGCTGCTGACCGGCGTAGCCCATCTGCGGGTGCTGCTGAAGCACGCTGTTGGCGAGGAGATAGTCGTTGTAGCAGTCCCCGCACAATGGCGCCGAGCCCAAAACCCAGGTGGTCGGCTCTCCGCAAAGAATGCACAGTGGGAGCTGCTGACCAGTGCATCGAGCCAAGAAGAAATCAATGAGTCAGTTCATGGCAGGACAAGCCCAAATAATGAATGCTGAATCGTGACTAGTGCGTGGCAAATTACCCTGCCGGAGTCGCCGCGCGGCTGCCCTGTTCCTGTCTGCCAGGGCCCGGCGATCTGGATCTGGTTCTGGCCGGGGACGAAACAATAGCCGGTCGGCGCGTGGTACTGGTACGGGAAGGGCGCACTACCAACGGCTGCAACAGAAACCAAGAAATCGAACTCCGGCGTCAATGAAGAACCAAGAACCGCACGGATCAGAAAGAATTTGGCGCTTTTCTTCGGAGGGAACGCACCTGGATTGCCCAGCGGCGGCTGGAGCATCTGCGTCGTCGGCGCCCTCGGATGCGACGAAGAGAATCCCCCGCGAGCAGCTGCAAGAAAGAATGTTTTTGCTATCGGATGTTACAATCCAATAAGCAACACCAACCAAAGAATGAAATACGCGCTCTGTCCTGTTCTTTGATTTCTTGGGCACCGACCTCCGCCGGAATGGGACGAGCCGCCGGGATAGCCTACAGCGAAGGCTGGTGTAGTCGCCGTGTGCCCTGCAAGCGCCTGCCGGTGCGGCGGAGCGGATCCACTCTGCCCCGACCAGGCCCCGCCCCCGCGAGCTGCAAGAAACGATGCTACCGGATGTTACAATCCAAGAAACGCAAGAACGAACCCCTCGCTCGCCGTATGCTTTGATTTCTTGGGCACCCACCTCCACCGGAAGAGGGGCCGGGGTAGCCTACAGCGGagggtgtagtcgccgccgtcggCCCTGCGAGCGCCTGCGAAGTACCGGCAGTGCCGTCGCCGGCTGCATTCGCCGTCGGCTCTGCAGTCTGCGCCAAAGCACCGGCAATGTCGTCGCCGGCTGTAGTGTCCGTCCGCGCAGCCCAATGCCTTGCCCCGGTAATGTCGTCGCCGGCCTTCCGCTTGCCCGCCATCTCGCCTTGGGTCGAATAGGTTCGCAGGAAACAATGGGAGGGGAGGACGGCGATGGAGGGGGGCTATATAGACGACGAACAGAGCCTCCCGTCCCGCTCCAACCGATTTCAACAGGCAGAGAGATTCAGGTCGGTTGATTTCGGGGACCAAATGGAAGACAGCAAGAGCCCACTGCCAATAGCCCAAGTCATTTACGGGCCAGGCCGATGCTATCTTCTCTGGATGTTTGGCAAATAACAAAAAGGAATACGAAATCACCTGCTCCAATGAGTAGGAGCACCCTGTTTTTTTTTACTATATCTCTACCACAGTTAATAAACGCATTCGAGTCAACCCTTTATTTGTACGTCGGGACTTTTGAACGAGTCAGACCCGACTCATGTCATAGCAAAAAGTAATgtctgtactccctccgttcctaaatatttgtctttttagagatttcaaatggattatcacatacagatgtatatagacatattttatgagtgtagattcgctcattttgcttcgtatgtagtcacttgttgaaatctctagaaaaataaatatttaggaacggagggagtagtttagaaAATATTCATAACATtaacaaaaatgttcatgaataaaaaatgtttattttttcaaaaaaaatccataAAGCATAAAAATGTACGTCGAACTGGGCCCAGTTGCGAGTTGATGTCGGATTTGCAACTAGGATAAAAAAATATTAGGCCCCAGTTGCTAGTCGAAGGTGGACTTGAACTGCAACAAAAAAAAGGCCGGGCCctagtttttttttgagaaacaggtCGGACCCTAGTTGCGAGTCCAGAGTGGACTTGCAACCGGGACAAAAAAATGTTGGGCCCCAATTGCGGGTCGAGGGTGGACTCGCAAATGAGAAAAAAAAAAGATCGGCCCCAGTTGCGAAggctggacttgcaactaggacaaaaaaaatattggggcccagttgcgagttgagggtggactcCTCACTgagacaaaaataaatttgggcCTCAATTGTgaatcaagggtggacttgcaattgggacaaaaAAATATTGGGCCCAGTCTCGAGTTGACAGTGGACTTACAATTGAAACAGAAAAAAGGTCTATCCCAGTTGTGAGTCGAGATTAGGTTATTAACTAGGACAAAAAAGGCTGGTGCCGGTTTCAAGTCGTATATGGACTTGCAATTGCGACAAAAAGTGTCAGGTCCCACTTGTgagtcaaggatggacttgcaatTAGAACAAAAAAATATTAGGCCCCAGTTGCGAGTTGACGGTGGACTCACAACTGAGGAAAAAAAAAGTCAGACCCCAGTTACAAAACAAGGGTgcacttgcaactaggacaaaaaatacTGGGCCAGTCGCGAGTCAACtatggacttgcaactggaacaAAAAAGGTTTATCCTAGTTGTGAGTCGAGGTTAGGTTATTAGTTAGGACAAAAGAGGTTGGGCCCAGTTGCGAGTCATTTATGACTTGTAATTGGGACAAAAATGGTCAGCtaccagttgcgagtcaagggtgggctTGCAACTAGGAAAAGAAATGTTGGGCCCTAGTTACGAGTGGAGAGTGGACTCACAACTGAGACTAAAAAAGGTCAGGCACCAGTTGCGAGTTAAGAGTGGACTTGCAACCAGGGCAAAAAAAAAATTGGACCAAGTTGCGAGTCGACcgtggacttgcaactggaacaAAAAATTTATCCCAATTGTGAGTCGAGGTTAGGTTAATAACTAGGACAAAAAAGATCAACCCCAGTTGCGAGTCGTTTATGGACTTGTAATTGGGACAAAAAGGGTCGggtcccagttgcgagtcaagagtGGACTTGTAATTGGGACTAAAATGGACCCGGCTCCAGTTGCGAGTCGAGCGTgaacttgcaactgggataaaaaaAAGTTAAGCCTTAGCTACGAGTCGAGTGTGGATTTGCAACtaggaaaaataaaattgggcCTTGGTTGCGAGTCGACGATGAAATTGTAACTAGGACAACAAATGTCGGGGCGCAGTTGCGGGCCGAGGGGAGATTGCAACTGAGCCAAGGTCGGGCCGTAGATACAAGTTGAGAATGGAATTGTAACTGGACGGTCAAAAAAGGCAACCCTCTGTTTGTGTTGTGGAGAGCTAAGTGACATCGACGGGAAaaaatcatgcatttaaaaaataaaaaagagaaaatgaaaaagaaaaaacaaaaataaaaaaggaatgAGAGTGGACGAGTGAATGCGAGTGAACCAAGGAACCGTACCCTTCCCACGCTCACCTCAGTGGGGCTGGAATGCGTGGGGCTTATGGATAAAGAAGGACCTGCCGGCCTAAGAATGCGAAAAAAATACCAACTGCGGCCTGCCACCTACTCGCATGGATCTGAAAGTGTGTTGGTCGGCGCCCAGTTTTGAGGTTTCAGAGCAGGGATGCCAGCCTCCGAGGTCCTAGGATCTGCGGAGCGGCTGTTTGCTGGCTCCTAGATTTTGCACTACAGCTCAATCCGCTCCCGGAGCGGAGTGACGCCGAACCGGACCCTAATTTATGTACTGCTGTTATGATCAAATGCGTTGAGTTACCAATCAAGCGATTAGTTATGGTCATCTGCCAAATGCGTTGGGTTACGACCAATTAGCAAGATGCACCATTTTCTTCTGACAACTTGTGTGGATTTTTTTTTTCAGACACTGCAGTACTAGTCCTCTCGCCCGACACCACGACACTGGCGGCCCTAAATCCATCCCAACACAAACTGTCATTCCCTCGCTGAAATAAGATCATGCCATGTGTTCATAATCTCGCAAACCTATGTTACCGCGTCGCGGCTCATCTCACCTCCCAAACAGGAGAGGTGTCACAATTAAACTGACAGGTTAGTTCAGCAAATGCACTGTGTGTCCCTCTCCTGTTGTGGCCTTGCGGAGGCGGGGCGGAAGGCTTCAGCAGATTATTGACCAGCGAAGCCGATTGAAGCCGAGGACGTCAGCCGTCTCGACATAACACAAGCTTCTCTTCCACTCGCTTTCCATTGGGATGAACGGACTAAAATGCTGCACATTTATTTTTGCAGGTATTCACCACGGGATAATTTTCTCGGATAACCTCAAGCTTGCCAACAGCCTTAATGCCGAACAGGAAAGCAACAGGACCATGGACATCATAACAATAATAGTATGGTTTACATCATATGCCTCTTATTTGTAATATGATTTACTACATCATAGTAATAAATTTTCATTATAATAAACAAATATctataaactagaaagaaaaaaaaGTTCAATCATGTTCATCCAAGAGAGAAACGTACGTAATTACTAAGATTTGCGTCATAACAATATGTAGAAACTAGAGTCATGCCTATTATTTGTAATATATGATTTGCATTGTAAAAAATATGATAAACTAAGAAATATTCTTCAATCACGTGCATCCAACAGAACAAGATAAATGACGTTCGGGGCAAGAAATTAAAATAAGACCAGAAGTTGCAGCTCCTACTTTTCAAACAATCTACTCTGGGCATATGCTCCATGTCTCGACTGAAGGAaattctctttttttttttgaaacaaaggggtccccccccccccccccccccccccctctccattTTATTGAATAAAACGGAGAACAACATCCGAGATAGTAAGCTCTCGAGCCTGCCTAAGATAGCAGGCCAGAATTAGCAGCATGCTATAAAACAGATGGTCCAACAAGACATATCCAGAGCTATCGGCTAACTAGGCAAATCTAACCAATTACAGAAAGTTATCCCCACGCAGGAGGCAAGATCATCCCGTATGCGCCTTCAGAATGCAGCCCTCTAGTCCCCTGCTCGCCCCAGCTGTGGAGAGCATACAGCATATATCAATGGAGACCACGACCACCTATGTTATGGTGCGACAACATCTGGGCTACCTACATCTTGACCAACTCTGTGTTTTCCACGCACGCACAAAACACATTGAGATCGATTTCCATTTCGTTCACAAGCCGGTAGCACGGACGCTGGACATCCAATTTGTGTCATCCCAGGATCAGCTAGCTGGTGGACTGACCAAACCAATCAGGGCTACACAGCTACTACAACGCCATCGTTGAGATGTGCAAACCCAAAACCTCTCGCTGTGTTTACAAACTGGATTGCCCAAAGTGCCTACAAGATGATAAACCAACACAAGCTCCAGACCACAATCTTAGACATGCATTGACCAGCAACAACAATTGATATTGTACTCGTACTGCCAACCTCGAAAAACAAATGCATTCAACCAGAATTCGAACCGTTATGCTAAAGCAATCCGGTTCAAATTTCATTTGGGGCTTAAAACCAAGGAACTCCGATACCAACAGCACTTCTGCAAATCACACTCTTCATCTCATTTTAAAGAGGCTCACTTTCTCTCAGGGCACACATTTTGTGTTATTCCTACTTTGGTAGATATGGAAGGCAAGAAATAACCAGAGATTGAAAGGTAAAGAAACACCTATAGACTCAGTTATTTACCTTGCCAATGATTACATTGGCAAGACCTGAGAAGTTAACAAACTAAGGATATTAGGATCCTCCCATCAACCAAAATGACCCTCATCACAGCAACGAGCTCCTTCGACTTTTTGCTGCTGTGATGCTTCTTTCACAACACAATGGAGGTCAGGGTTAGGTTTTCACATTTCCATCAAAACTCTCAATAGTCAAGCTAACATTTAACCCTTCCAACACACTGGTTCTGTTTGTGTCTCCCTCCCACACAGATGCCTCTATGCTATTTGCTGCCTGCACATAATTATCATGTTTTGCTGATATACCATGGGAGAAATTTTACAGAAACCCTCAAACTTGTCAACAGCCTAAATGCCGAACAAGGAAGGAACAAGAACATGGACTGCAGGCTCAGACCAGTGATATTAGAAGCAAAGAAAATGGCAGATACAAATGCTCTTCACTGCGGTTACCTTTAAGAGCTGCTAGCGAAGCCAGCTCTTCCTAGAGCTGCTAGCTATTCCTTTAAGAGCTCAATGTTGTAATCCTAATCAGGGCCCTGTTTGACCACTCTTACAATTTAGCACAAGATCATTCTGTCATGCTTCAGAAAATCAAAATGTGCAACTTACAATGCTATATCATTGAAATTTAACCCAGTTATGCCGTTTTAATCTTGTTATGTTCTCATAGATGAGGTCATCGTAGCATTGCTCGCTAATGTAGACCATATGGATGACAAATGCGCAACAAAAGTTGCACACACAAGAAAGGAAATTTTGCCAGAAGATTAAGACCAAGTGTTAGACGATTGCAGGGAAGCGCTCCAGATAAAACAGCAGCATAATTAATACAAATCTGGGTTGATCTACGAGAACTTTCACATCATCCATATCGCTTGAGAACTAACCTAACTATTCTTAGATCCATCAGACATTGAGCTTACCATCCCTACAGCAAGTGTACGAGAAATTTATCAAATACTCACAAGCAGTTTATATGATTTGGCAATTCTACCTTTGTAGCTGTTCATGCTTTACGAAACTTTCTTCTCTTCTCCAATGCGTCCACAATGAGAGATGGGCAAGTCGCCTTGACATCCTTGAAGCCTTGGGTTGCAACCACAACATCCATGTCATCTGACATTTTCATAAATTCAAGGCAAGCATCCTTAAGCTTGTGGCAGTTATGTTGGTCAGCTAAAGCCAATGTGGTTGCCACGGTGTCCGCGTTCAAATCGTGACAAAGGATGCTTTGGCAAACCAGCTTGAGCCTCTCCATGGCATATCTATCTGCAGCCACTAGCAAAAGCCGGACCATGTCAGTATCCTTACCTCCCTCAAGATCCATGTCTCCCGGCAAAGAGTCAGTATAGATGAAATGAAGCAGGGCCTTGAAAACGACAGGTTGCATGTCCTTGATGGTTATGGACTgccccggcctcgcctccctcatCGGCCCGTAGAGCTCTGCTTTTAGAACAGGTGACCGCATAGCGAGAACGAACCTATGCACTTCAATGGTCTCTTCCCCAACAATGAAACTGACATCAAATCCCT comes from Triticum aestivum cultivar Chinese Spring chromosome 5B, IWGSC CS RefSeq v2.1, whole genome shotgun sequence and encodes:
- the LOC123117300 gene encoding uncharacterized protein, whose translation is MAGKRKAGDDITGARHWAARTDTTAGDDIAGALAQTAEPTANAAGDGTAGTSQALAGPTAATTPSAVGYPGPSSGGARGGGAWSGQSGSAPPHRQALAGHTATTPAFAVGYPGGSSHSGGAARGGFSSSHPRAPTTQMLQPPLGNPAVGSAPFPYQYHAPTGYCFVPGQNQIQIAGPWQTGTGQPRGDSGRLPLCILCGEPTTWVLGSAPLCGDCYNDYLLANSVLQQHPQMGYAGQQRQLDLRLRRPSSAAAAPVAVGPRPRAPGTQWCPVCRAPTTRVLGLEPLREDEVCHDYLLASNVLQQHRRMGYVIPTPVHGYASSSSSAAPEQQAPPRE